The nucleotide sequence TGGATTTTGAGCAGCCAGTTGCCGAGCTCGAGAACAAGATCGAAGAACTGCGGTATGTGCAAAACGAATCCGCTGTGGATATTTCTGCCGAGATTGATCAGCTTGCTAAAAAAAGCTTGCAGCTTACGAAAGACATCTACAGTGATTTGTCGCCGTGGCAGATCACCAAAATCGCTCGGCACGCAGAGCGTCCTTACACCTTAGACTACGTGGGAGAGCTATTCACCCATTTCGTTGAATTACATGGCGACCGGCATTTTGCAGATGACCTCAGCATAGTCGGAGGGTTGGCACGATTCAACGGCACGCCGTGTATGGTCATAGGCCAGCAAAAAGGCCGAGATACGAAAGAGCGAGGCCTGCGAAATTTCGGGATGAGCAAGCCTGAGGGATATCGCAAGGCTTTGCGCTTGATGAAGCTCGCGGAGAAGTTTAAGCTGCCTGTTTTTACGTTTGTAGATACCCCTGGGGCCTACCCAGGCATTGATGCTGAAGAGCGTGGCCAATCAGAAGCCATTGGGCGAAATATTTTTGAAATGGCTCAGCTTGAGGTACCTATCATCACCACCATTATTGGTGAGGGCGGCTCTGGTGGAGCGCTAGCGATCTCCGTTGCAGACCAAGTGTTGATGTTGCAATACTCGGTGTACTCGGTCATCAGCCCTGAGGGATGTGCATCCATTCTCTGGAAAACATCAGAGCGGGCGCAAGACGCCGCAGATGCTTTGGGCATCACAGCACATAGGCTGAAAGCACTTGGGCTGGTCGACAAGATTGTGAGTGAGCCTGTTGGCGGAGCCCATCGCGATCACAAGCAGATGGCTGCATTCCTGAAACGCGCCTTAAGCGATGCCTATCGTCAAGTCAGTGATTTGAGCGTGTCTGCTTTGGTAGACCGGCGTTACGAACGACTGCAAAGCTATGGCCGCTTTGTAGATACCAAAACTGCTACGAAGTAGGGAATAGGTGATTGCCGTATGACGGTCTCATTTGAGACGGCCATCGCGCAATTTGAGCCTGAATTGCCGCTAGCTGTCGGATTCAGTGGCGGAGCCGACTCGACTGCTTTGCTGGTTGCGTGCGCTAGGAAGTGGCCTA is from Rhodoferax aquaticus and encodes:
- a CDS encoding acetyl-CoA carboxylase carboxyltransferase subunit alpha — protein: MAKKVFLDFEQPVAELENKIEELRYVQNESAVDISAEIDQLAKKSLQLTKDIYSDLSPWQITKIARHAERPYTLDYVGELFTHFVELHGDRHFADDLSIVGGLARFNGTPCMVIGQQKGRDTKERGLRNFGMSKPEGYRKALRLMKLAEKFKLPVFTFVDTPGAYPGIDAEERGQSEAIGRNIFEMAQLEVPIITTIIGEGGSGGALAISVADQVLMLQYSVYSVISPEGCASILWKTSERAQDAADALGITAHRLKALGLVDKIVSEPVGGAHRDHKQMAAFLKRALSDAYRQVSDLSVSALVDRRYERLQSYGRFVDTKTATK